In the genome of Oncorhynchus nerka isolate Pitt River linkage group LG27, Oner_Uvic_2.0, whole genome shotgun sequence, the window agaagaggactggccaccccacatagcctggttcctctctaggtttcttcctaggttttggcctttctaggagtttttcctagccaccgtgcttttacacctgcattgtttgctgtttgcggttttaggctgggtttctgtacagcactttgagatatcagctgatgtacgaagggctatataaataaatttgatttgatttgaacaggggAATCTTCTACTCGTAATGTTTCGCGGGTGCAGACTTACGTGGTCCATCTGCTGCTGGAGGCCCTGGCTGAAGGGCCTGCGTCCAACAGCtccctgctcctcagtctcagggAAGGACACCTGACCCACACTGGAGGACATGCCATACTGCTTCACCATGGAGTAGGCCACACGAGTCACCTTCCGCAGGTCATCCTGGGCACCTAGTGCACAGACCAACATGTCTCACACACTGAATGCTAtaggtgtgtgtatgttgtgaTGAATGGTCAGACAGCCTACCTGTGGTGACCTTGTTGAAGGTGATGGCCTCCGAGGCTCTTCCTCCTAGAGCCATACACATCCTCTCAAACAGCTGTTCTTTGGAGAACAGGTACTGGTCTCTGGGCAGGATCTGTGCAAAGCCGAGGGCAGCGTTTGTCCTGGGGGCAATGGACACCTGGCAAACAAGACAACCAGCGAATATATCACCATTGTAAAATATATTGCCATCTACTATGTTTTTGGTCCTGTTCATTTCTCCATAGTATTCAACAATATCGCATTGATCAAAGACACTGACATTAGTGGATATACAGCTATGGAAGTGGTGTCACCTTCATGAGTGCCTCTGTGTGCTCTAACAGCCATCCAACCAGGGCATGGCCAGACTCATGGAACGCTACAATCCTCTGCTCCTCTTTGGACAGGATCTTACTTTTCTTCACACTTCCTGGATACAAACGGAGAAAGTCAATAAGGGACCAGAAATCAATCTCTACCACAAGAAATTTGGCGAGTGAGTTCCACGGTGGCAGACATTCATAGACATCGTAATGACCTCGTACCGGCTAGGACTCTCTCCACAGCGTACTCAAAGTTGAAGGTGTCGATGGACTTGTAGCCTTCCCTGGCAGCGTGCAGGGCTGCTTCGTTACAGATATTGGCAATGTCTGCCCCTGAGAGAGTAATACACAATCCCGTTAGTAAATCAGTGTATTCTAAAAACTGTGAGCCTATGTTCAGTGACAGCATACAAGAAGGTGAATATACAGTTGTTTTAGAGGGGtgctatttaagcaataaggcccgaggtgtggtatatggccaatataccacgactaagggcctggacacagcccttagccgtggaatattggccatatatcaaacccccaaggtgccttattgctgttacaaattggttaccaacgtaaagggttttgtcatacctgtggtatacagtctgatataccatggctgtcagccaaataagcattcagggctcaaaccactgAGTAACTTCAGCCATGTGTGTACATACCACTGAACCCTGGGGTGAGCTCTGCCAGACGCAGGGAATAgctgctggctgggtgggtgagcTTGAGTATCTTCAGGTGCTGCTCGTAGATCTCCTTCCTCTCCTGAAATGCACAAGAAGGAAACAGCTCATGCACACTTAATACATTGGAGATCTTCAGGTTAAGATACTTTCAGAGGACAGGGCACTGTACCTGCAGAGTGGGGAAGTCGATAAATATGTGCCTGTCCAGTCTCCCTGGTCTCATGAGAGCATTGTCCAAAATGTCCGCCCGGTTTGTAGAGGCCAGGACTATCACATGGTCAGTAGTGCCCATTCCTATTGGGAGAACGGTAATGAACAGTATATAAGTGCAAACAATGTTGCTGAATAGCAAAAAAAAGACATGATACATGTATTATGTTCCCCCCAAAAATACTTAAAACCTTCACATGTCAGTTATGATAAAGAGATTGATAACCGTGACGAAGTAGCGGAAAGCTATTATTTGTGTAACCCCTCCTCACCGTCCATCTCCACCAGCAGTTGATTGAGGGTCTGCTCTTCCTCGGTGTTCGAGAAGCCAGACATGTTATTGGATCGCTTCTTTCCCACAGCATCAATCTCATCTATGTAGACGATGCAGGGGGCTCGAGCACGCGCCTCTTTGAACAGACTCCTCACCCTGGCAGCACCAAGACCTGCACTTACAGACAAAAGATACTTTATTATTGCTTTGACTTGCTGTCCACCTTGCAGTCTTCTTTGGACAACTTAACGGATAGGACTTCTGATTGGAAACAGTGCAAATCTTACCCCCAATGACTTCCACAAACTCAGAGCCTGCCATGGCCAGGAAGGGCACCTGTGCCTCTGTGGCCACAGCTTTGGCCAGCAGAGTCTTTCCACAGCCTGGGGGCCCCAGCAGCAGGGAGCCCTTAGGGACTTTGGCCCCCAGGTTGAGGTACCTGTCTGGGCACTGCCAAGAGAAATCAGGAAGTCAACAAGACACCTGTTGACATTGGTAATAACTGTCACACAAATCACCTCTTTACATTTCCCTCTTACCTTCAAATAGTCAACAAACTCCTTCACCTCCATCTTTGCCTCGTGCATGCCCGCCACATCTTTGAAACTCACACCCTTCCCAGACTTGCCATTCACAATAGTGAACTTGGCCATTTTCAGCTGGTTCTGTTGAGCACATCACAGACGAGCAtgagaaacacaacaaaatggctAAGACTAGTAAAGGGAAAACAGTTCAACAGCCCCTACTTACAAATGCACTGAAGCCGCCCTCTTTTCCACCCATGCCAGCCAGGCGGAAAATATACCACAGGATTGCCACCCCAATGGCAGCCATTCCAAGGGCATAAAGCGCACTGTGACAGAAAGAGACAAAAGCAATATTGTACCAATGTCATGGAAACACATATGACATGTTATTGAGGTATAATCATATTACCTGACCATGGCATCCATGTGATATTCATTCTTGCATGATCACATCACAGATACAGCTGTTGGTTGAGAGTCAGGTACTCACTTTCCAAAGAAGCCAGTGCGCTTGTAGGAGACTGGTATCCTGTCCTTGGCGTCAATGTTCAGCTCCTCTTCTGCAGCTCTGAGCTTCTCCTCAAATTTGTCAATGTTGGCCACCTGCATACGGTACATCAGAGCCAGCCTCTGCACACAGATGGACGGAGGAAGCGTGTGAAGGGGGGCATATTTCACTGAACATCATCTAGATTCCTGTACTTATAAATAGGTGACATGGCCATCACAACATAAAAGTGGGGATGGAATGTATCAACACTAAAagctgaggggtatactacaaagtaGGATCAATGAGTTAACCAGCTAACATTGATAAGCAACCCAAAATAACTATTGATTTTCTGGTTCATTAAAAAGCTAAATTTAGATATGTGTTTTCATTTGTTGAATCAATTAGACCAAGCTCATCTTTCTAAAAAAATAACTGAATATTTAGGAAAGTTATCAAGGAGTTAGACAGTTTCTgctttgtagtatactgtacatcAGTGTCCAGATTCTAGAATGAGGAAAAGGAACGTACAGGCCTTCCGAAGATGACTGCTCCAGGGTGGAGGTAGATTTCCACGATGTCACTCTCCGGGACCACCTGCACACGAGACACCTCACCCTTGGCCAGCATCTCATTGACAAAGTCATTCCAGGAGATGTTTCCCCCGCTGGTATTGATGGAGTTGAGGAGGCTCATGACCAGGGCGATGATGAAGAGAGTGCGCAGACGTTCCCTGTACATCTGATCCTCTTGCTCCCGTCGCTTCTTCTCCTCTGAAAGACAATGGGGAATTAAGAGGTGCAGCTAACATCTCACCTGTGTATTCATGGCACAAGATAGCTAGTATAAAGGACTGTAGCCTGAATGCAAAGCTGTGTTGAGGTTTTTTACTGACCTTCATCTTCCTCTGGAGTTTTTCCCTTGGGTACATCACTGTTCTTTTGATCTTGTTGTTTAGACTGAGATGTGCTGAAATAATTTGTGGAACCTGCAATGATAGGGTACGAGTCAGTGTGAGACTGGGAAATATTAGATCATCTTCAAattagtgtgtggggggggggggggggggggggtgactgcTTACCTAAAATATTCCACAGGTCAACGGGGTTTTTGAACAAGCGGTTCTTGATCATTAGCTTACTTATTGCAGTCAATCTGGGACTCATGGGTCTGTGTAGCAGTTGCTGGAGAAAGAAGTGGTAGCATAATATTAGACCAGGGCCGTTTCCTGTTGCTCACGGTTACAGGAGCTAAGTACATAACAGAGGAGTGGCGTGACCATTGTGATTTGAATGACAGTCAGCTATTGTCATGGTGGAAACAAAGACAGGCAACTAACCTGAATGATCCCAGGGTTGAGGCTATTATGTGGTTGAGTCACAAATGGACGAAGTGAGCATGATAATATTTTACAGTTCATACATGTCGATTGCTGCAGTTTAGCGCCATCGTTGTTTGGACGCTTGTTGACAAATTGACAGTTGTTGCGTCCCGATACGGTCCATATTATAGTCTTGTACTTTCTACAAGAACTGGCACGTCGCAGAGCTGCCATTTCCTTGCCTGCTAGACTACCGAACATTCGCACAGGTTAGATACAAATACAGTACAGCTGGCTAGCTAATAAAACTGACATGGTCACCATTGACAGTGCATTCACTACCTGGCTAGCAAACGTCAGTAATGACAATAGGCTTCGACCTTGAGATTGCAGCAGTGGTCAGCGCGGTATTTTGTTATATAAAAAGCGAACTACATCGTTAGCTGTTGTTATTCAACATGACAAGAATAATAAAGATGGTatactacattaaagacatttcacTCCTTACAACGACCAGTCCTCAGTAGATGTACAACTGTCTATGTATCTTAAACGACAAGATTTCGTTCACAAATCCTTTGATATGCTCTGAAATGTAGATGTACCCATCATTCTGTTTTGGTAAGGAATTTGTATCATTGAAGCAAGGTCAGTGAATTAAATAGGTAAAATCCTTTGTTAAGCTGACCACGAGAGCAAATAAGCACATACATATCCTGACGCACTTAAAAAGTGTTTGCTGAACCCCGAACTTTAACCCCAAGAGACACGTGTCCATTGACCAAAGAGTAtctatatatttgatttgattctatgTTCACGCTGAGATAGACATAACTTTCAATTTGCGGAAAATATATAATTTATTGTCAATAAACTGTTAGACTAGGACCTTTTCCGGTTGCTCACAGTTGCAGTAGCTACAGTACATAAAAGAGAATATTCAGTACTGAACGGCCCTTTGACCCTTGTCGGATTACGTCACGATGTTGCTTCATGAGCGTTCTACCTGCGCAGGATTTTCACATCCAGGAAACACGttcattgagataaaaatggcacATAGAATAGATGCTAACtgtaataaaatacaaaaataaacgtATTATTGACAATGTGCTTGTGCGCTATAACATCATTGTATTTTACTGTATCTGCCTCTTGTGTATGCTAAATAATGTCTCTATGGACTTCTTTGCTGTAGTTAAAAAAGTAGCCACCAGAGGTAGCTATGGCATCGAGCATTCATTGTGTTAATATTTTGAGAAAAACAAACGATTTCTAATACTTTTATCAGTAAAATCATGGTGAAAAACAGCTTGGAAAGTTTTGTTGTTTTCTTGTTCATAAAGGTTTGTGCATGACATTGTGATTGTAAAAGCTGCCCTGCCTAAAAAATATCAGAGAAAATCTGATTGTTTGGAGGCTcctgagtggagcagcggtctaaggcactgcatctcagtgcttgaggtgtcactacagacaccctggatcgattccaggctgtatcaaactggctgtgattgggagtcccataagggcagcgcgcaattggcccagcgtcgtccgggtttggccggtgtaggccgtcattgtaaataagaatttgttcttaaatttaggttaaataaataaaaagtagcCTGGTAGACAATACCAAAAATGATATACTCTGTGGTACAAGACTGAAGTGGAGCAGTTTGAGTGCTTCCCAACACAATTGTGAAGAGGTCATGACAACACCTCTTCCCTCCAGGAGGCTGAAAATAATTTGCAAAGGGCctttcagatcctcaaaaagttccatagctgcatcactgcttggtatggcaactgcttggcatctgtcCGCAAGgtgttacagagggtagtgcgtgtggcccagtacatcactggagtcaagctccctgccatccaggacctctatactaggtggtgtcagaggaaagccctgaaaattgtcaaagtgTTCTCtcctgctaccgcatggcaagtggtaacaattagttaaatagttaaccatatAGAGGTACAGAtttgttaaatagttaaccaaatatctGCATTTACCCATTTTGCACAAACCTTTTTGAtttacatacactgctgctattgTTTATTATCTGTCCCTTTATttctagttatatgtacatatctaccccaattacctcgtacccctgcacatggactcagtactggtaccacttctatatagccaagttattttttgttgttacttATTGTGTATCTAATATTATTATGtgttttactttactatttacaattatttttctattttctttctctctgcattgttgggaagggcccgtaaagtaagcatttcactgttagtccacacctgttgtttacgaagcatgtcaCACAAAAAACGTTTATGTCCATTTAATATGGTAGAGGACCTCAAAACAAATAACGTTTAGAAAGTCCAAATAAAGGCCCATCCCATCACCGTGACGAACATTTAAATAAGCCAATGAGGCAACAGATTCAATAAAAAAATACTATCTTAACCAATAATAGCTCTTCTTACATCTCAGTGCATGTCATTTTGTCGCCCAGCAGAGGCCGCTAGTCAATGGGTGCAATCGatatgcataaacaaacaacCCAAACCCGTCTGACTTCAAAGTGTGCAGagatcatcatcaacaacattatGATATTGAGACTGTAGTTGTCAACGGTAGGAAATTATGTATTGATGAAAGCACTGAGAAAAAGTGTTTTGGAAGTGAAATAGGCTATTCAGACCTGTCCTACCTGTGATCTGGACATTTGGGTCAAACTAGGGTGCTAGTTACCTGTAAAGGTGCTTTGGTTATACTGACATCATGAGTTGGACTACGATAATATTCAAGTATGCAATAATATGTTTGTTCACGTGAATAATAATAATACGATATGAGGTGTCTCACTCCATCACGCTGGGCGAGGTAAGTCAAGTGCACCCAGCCTTTCGTACTCCATTTCCTTTGCTTGCTCTCCCAACTGTGTAATGGAGATGGGTCCCCAACCATGGAAACTGAAGTACTCGGTCAACCATGTTCGCGTCTTcatattattgtacaatgtagattTAGTACTTTGATTTGATCCATAATGGCGCCAGTTTCATCGGTGCACAAATAGTACCCGCCCACATTCAAGAGCCAACCACAATCAGTGTTTCATTTGGCCTCTTTCCTTCAGACACATATCGAAGCCAAAGCCCGTCTGGAAACAGTTTGCAAGGGGTCGTTAAAGAAGATTAAGCCGGTAACAAAATATCGTTTTTAGCTACATTAAGTTTACCTTTCAAGGCTCCAGTTTTGATTACTGAGCATACAAATCTTCAATTCAGACCATGGTGACAAAATAAAAAGTGTACACGGACGTTTTCGAGGAGATTTTACGCTTTCTCTGTCGGTTGTTGGTGTTCAGGAATTAGCAAGCTAGTTAGCACTAGCCTAGAAATACTAGCCAGCCTAGCTTGCTAACGTTCGCTTCCAATAGTCTGATTATCAACTGAGATGTTTGCAGCATTTCTCGGATGTCTACGGACGGCAGATTGCTGAACCAGAGGGCCTCAAATGGGAAAAACAAGCATCGGACAGGAATATCGGGGATAAGCTTGTCGACGTAACTCAGATTCTGTTGAAGGTAAGACGCAATAAcattagttggctagctagctgtgtttgtTAGGCGAATAACGTTAACGAACTAGATATGCTTAGCTTATTATACCGTTAGCCTTAGCTGTTAAGGTAACTAGATAACATGGCTTCATGCTCGAGTCGAAGAAATGTGTTATGAAGCTAGCTGACCCTCCCCTCGACCCAGCATTCTAACTGCGTACGCGTTTAACTAGCAAGATGACAGGTATAAGGACTTAATTTAGGCGAAAAGTGTGGCATACTAGCTAAAAACTAGCCTGCGAGTCGTTTGTTGACCTACATATCATGCTAATGTTATAGCTAGATATTTAGTTGCATAGGTGTTTAGGATATACTCTCAGATGTATTTGAAAGGCTTCAGTGCCATCCATGTAATAGCCTACACTTCTCTTCAAGCGAAGAGGCTGATGTATTTTGTAaaaagaaaaataataacaccATGTGTTCAAGGGGATGTTGTATCACTGCCAGTGACGTTATTTCATACAACTCAACTGCttatttatttttggaaaaagacACAGATGGGGTGAAATAATTGGTTATGTTGATGTGTAATGCAGTGGTGGAATCAACTAAGACGTGCTCTCCGAAGTTGCTTGACTTCTCCTCGATTTGGCCATTTTCCTGTTAGACTCATGGGTCCATGGATCCAGGATTGGTATTTTGATTAGAATATTTTACTGTAAT includes:
- the LOC115113580 gene encoding paraplegin-like isoform X1, with the translated sequence MFGSLAGKEMAALRRASSCRKYKTIIWTVSGRNNCQFVNKRPNNDGAKLQQSTCMNCKILSCSLRPFVTQPHNSLNPGIIQQLLHRPMSPRLTAISKLMIKNRLFKNPVDLWNILGSTNYFSTSQSKQQDQKNSDVPKGKTPEEDEEEKKRREQEDQMYRERLRTLFIIALVMSLLNSINTSGGNISWNDFVNEMLAKGEVSRVQVVPESDIVEIYLHPGAVIFGRPRLALMYRMQVANIDKFEEKLRAAEEELNIDAKDRIPVSYKRTGFFGNALYALGMAAIGVAILWYIFRLAGMGGKEGGFSAFNQLKMAKFTIVNGKSGKGVSFKDVAGMHEAKMEVKEFVDYLKCPDRYLNLGAKVPKGSLLLGPPGCGKTLLAKAVATEAQVPFLAMAGSEFVEVIGGLGAARVRSLFKEARARAPCIVYIDEIDAVGKKRSNNMSGFSNTEEEQTLNQLLVEMDGMGTTDHVIVLASTNRADILDNALMRPGRLDRHIFIDFPTLQERKEIYEQHLKILKLTHPASSYSLRLAELTPGFSGADIANICNEAALHAAREGYKSIDTFNFEYAVERVLAGSVKKSKILSKEEQRIVAFHESGHALVGWLLEHTEALMKVSIAPRTNAALGFAQILPRDQYLFSKEQLFERMCMALGGRASEAITFNKVTTGAQDDLRKVTRVAYSMVKQYGMSSSVGQVSFPETEEQGAVGRRPFSQGLQQQMDHEAKLLIARAYRQTEKLLLDNRDKLIMLANALLEREVVNYEDIEALLGPPPHGPKKMIAPQSWIEAEKDKQDTGEDDEPRPPPRRKDDNDEHLNLRPV
- the LOC115113580 gene encoding paraplegin-like isoform X2; the protein is MAALRRASSCRKYKTIIWTVSGRNNCQFVNKRPNNDGAKLQQSTCMNCKILSCSLRPFVTQPHNSLNPGIIQQLLHRPMSPRLTAISKLMIKNRLFKNPVDLWNILGSTNYFSTSQSKQQDQKNSDVPKGKTPEEDEEEKKRREQEDQMYRERLRTLFIIALVMSLLNSINTSGGNISWNDFVNEMLAKGEVSRVQVVPESDIVEIYLHPGAVIFGRPRLALMYRMQVANIDKFEEKLRAAEEELNIDAKDRIPVSYKRTGFFGNALYALGMAAIGVAILWYIFRLAGMGGKEGGFSAFNQLKMAKFTIVNGKSGKGVSFKDVAGMHEAKMEVKEFVDYLKCPDRYLNLGAKVPKGSLLLGPPGCGKTLLAKAVATEAQVPFLAMAGSEFVEVIGGLGAARVRSLFKEARARAPCIVYIDEIDAVGKKRSNNMSGFSNTEEEQTLNQLLVEMDGMGTTDHVIVLASTNRADILDNALMRPGRLDRHIFIDFPTLQERKEIYEQHLKILKLTHPASSYSLRLAELTPGFSGADIANICNEAALHAAREGYKSIDTFNFEYAVERVLAGSVKKSKILSKEEQRIVAFHESGHALVGWLLEHTEALMKVSIAPRTNAALGFAQILPRDQYLFSKEQLFERMCMALGGRASEAITFNKVTTGAQDDLRKVTRVAYSMVKQYGMSSSVGQVSFPETEEQGAVGRRPFSQGLQQQMDHEAKLLIARAYRQTEKLLLDNRDKLIMLANALLEREVVNYEDIEALLGPPPHGPKKMIAPQSWIEAEKDKQDTGEDDEPRPPPRRKDDNDEHLNLRPV